GAACCGCCGTTGGGGCTCAAAAATTCCCAAACAGTGGCAGCTCGCCTTTCTGCCCATTGACAGCGAACCCGGGCGGAAATATATCAGCGAAATGCGCTACTGTATTGATTTTGCTTATGCCAACCGTAAATTTATGATGGAGCGTGTTAAGGCTGCTCTGCGAATGTACGCGGCACCGGTATCTTTTGATCCGCTGATCAATATTGCCCATAACTATGCCGTTATGGAGAGCCATTTTCATCAGAATGTCATGGTCCATCGCAAGGGAGCCACCCGGGCCCAGGAAGGCGAAATCGGCATTATTCCCGGTTCCCAGGGGACGCCGAGCTATATTGTTCGGGGTAAAGGTAATCCTGAGAGTTTTTCCTCCTGTGCCCATGGGGCCGGACGCCGGATGGGCCGTAAGCAGGCCCAGCGTCAGCTTGATCTCGAACAGGAGCAGAAAAGCCTTGACGACCAGAACATTCTCCACTCTATTCACAGCCGCAGGGATCTCGACGAAGCGGCCGGAGCCTATAAAGATATCGATAAAGTGATCGACAACCAGATCGACCTGATTGAAATCCTGGTCGAGCTAAAGCCCCTGGCGGTTATCAAAGGATGAAGGTTTTTACCAACCACTCCAATAGCCGATCAGTCCAACCATCAAACCAACGGAGAAATTAATTCCCTTGATTCGCAAAAAGTCCAGGCGGGATTCCGCCAGTAGGGGTAGCATGCCGTGCCCGTCTTGAACGATCGAACTGGCAAAGAGGACACTGAAGGGGATGGCCCCT
This sequence is a window from Pseudomonadota bacterium. Protein-coding genes within it:
- a CDS encoding RtcB family protein, which translates into the protein MKKIITTEKKPIMLWLDDIEPGAFAQVQNLANLPFIFKHVAVMPDAHLGYGMPIGGVMASPDMVVPNAVGVDIGCGMCAVKTSLTAIATDRLRQVIGEIRRSVPVGFKHHQRIQDPSLMPKPVGYSRKDLPVISREYENALTQLGTLGGGNHFIEIQKGNDGFIWIMIHSGSRNIGFKVANYYNRLAIDLNRRWGSKIPKQWQLAFLPIDSEPGRKYISEMRYCIDFAYANRKFMMERVKAALRMYAAPVSFDPLINIAHNYAVMESHFHQNVMVHRKGATRAQEGEIGIIPGSQGTPSYIVRGKGNPESFSSCAHGAGRRMGRKQAQRQLDLEQEQKSLDDQNILHSIHSRRDLDEAAGAYKDIDKVIDNQIDLIEILVELKPLAVIKG